One window of the Lytechinus variegatus isolate NC3 chromosome 3, Lvar_3.0, whole genome shotgun sequence genome contains the following:
- the LOC121410817 gene encoding uncharacterized protein LOC121410817 translates to MAISYYIMLFIQIMSTLNYGLAALGGGTPVNGVDPEWQAIVSKHLCPLFTCEEWCDCSEMESNFVFGNSTIEVSPMCCNSSFSADGKLKRYIDCDALQMDQAYFRWWPTGRSPSSDGRSCQPIAMAGALLERKTTGDNGLYWNVCLTASHCLNVTDLCSDLPAQDSCSICTRDTTSVTDAPTPRLPGEGTLTTITSDQPMPSGLTPDQTESRNTGNSSHNTQDGQIPDQLRIAFIIGVGVGVGVAVLSFILICCLVIYIRRKMNRNRDQDQQTSRTSYQVDSNHYSTIERPLHNGNGRAMFTISPQSSVDSGSPRTKRKMKKKKSKKPLIASSDMKLEPLATGPYTEYYADRSLPSYAGLQSVGSESALAKGPFNIFAEYQEPDLVLPKSVNMCMFEDKRMSTSSSFGSFKLPGEYIDPVDLNGPNKSKAENKDKESEISGGSGVVSPDQGAQKHFKQRGDENATTSPMWQGKLKGKQKKIETSASCKETSSRQSPSSPDTPKDGALFQELVATLSRKKKPVSKSESTPLDIEGENPYAEVSEAFFSNESPRVSRQRSHSQPMVSTLSGYRTYEEIKPMGHQAKNKDDRNDVSVFAPANPYFELEDPNASRTHYFELENLNEETSNQQYFVLEKPSSLPLESKKKKKGDEQKAFYDQYDKTATLYQNDKCAVSGSGFRHNHFDLCVDNDSNTCQLNGVNAKAPMYFQLDTPRERSSLGSMAQEYMSSSENEFGKDRNTRAEGTLTFYPGGRKRASTYSLEEQAYDKLNRSARSSRSSNRRSMINTGSSTPPDGPYSCISVSEEYNQIPRLSKNKSVKKK, encoded by the exons ATTTACATGTGAAGAATGGTGTGATTGCAGCGAGATGGaatctaattttgttttcgGCAATTCGACTATCGAAGTATCTCCCATGTGCTGTAATTCCAGTTTTTCAGCGGATGGCAAATTAAAGA GATACATTGATTGCGACGCCCTTCAAATGGACCAAGCTTATTTTAGGTGGTGGCCAACGGGTCGAAGCCCAAGCAGTGATGGAAGAAGTTGTCAACCTATTGCGATGGCGGGTGCACTACTGGAGCGAAAAACAACCGGAGACAATGGTCTTTACTGGAATGTGTGTCTCACTGCAAGTCATTGCCTAAATGTCACGGATCTATGCTCAGATCTACCCGCACAAGATAGTTGCAGTATTTGCACCAG GGATACGACCTCGGTAACGGATGCCCCTACGCCTCGCTTGCCGGGCGAAGGAACTCTGACCACGATTACATCTGATCAACCCATGCCTAGCGGACTTACACCAGATCAGACGGAGTCTAGAAACACGGGGAACTCAAGTCATAATACGCAAGACGGACAAATTCCAG ACCAGCTGAGAATAGCTTTTATAATTGGCGTTGGAGTTGGTGTCGGTGTTGCAGTTTTATCTTTTATCTTGATTTGCTGCTTAGTCATCTACATCCGCAGGAAGATGAACAGGAATAGGGACCAAGATCAACAAACAAGCAG GACCAGCTACCAAGTGGATAGTAACCATTATAGTACAATTGAGCGACCTCTCCACAATGGCAACGGAAGAGCTA TGTTTACAATATCTCCTCAATCGTCGGTTGACTCGGGAAGTCCCAGAACaaagaggaaaatgaagaagaaaaagagcaAGAAGCCATTGATTGCATCAAGTGATATGAAGCTCGAACCCCTAGCGACAGGTCCATATACAGAATATTACGCTGACCGATCATTGCCAAGCTATGCTGGCTTGCAATCAGTAGGAAGTGAATCCGCACTTGCAAAAGGTCCATTCAACATATTTGCAGAATACCAAGAACCCGATCTTGTCTTGCCTAAATCTGTTAACATGTGCATGTTCGAGGACAAAAGAATGAGTACATCTTCTTCATTTGGCTCGTTTAAACTACCAGGTGAATATATTGACCCAGTGGACCTTAATGGACCAAATAAATCTAAAgctgaaaataaagataaagaatCTGAAATAAGTGGCGGCAGTGGCGTGGTGTCCCCAGATCAAGGGGCACAGAAACACTTTAAGCAAAGGGGTGACGAAAACGCAACAACTTCACCAATGTGGCAGGGGAAGCTGAAAGGCAAACAGAAGAAGATTGAAACATCGGCATCTTGCAAGGAAACAAGCAGCAGACAAAGTCCAAGTTCACCGGACACCCCCAAAGATGGAGCTTTATTTCAAGAATTGGTAGCAACGCTTAGTAGGAAGAAAAAACCTGTATCGAAGTCCGAATCTACTCCACTTGACATCGAAGGTGAGAATCCTTATGCAGAGGTTAGTGAAGCCTTCTTTTCAAACGAATCGCCAAGAGTGTCTCGCCAGCGCAGCCACAGTCAACCGATGGTTTCAACACTTTCCGGGTATCGAACCTATGAAGAAATCAAACCAATGGGTCAtcaagcaaaaaacaaagatGATCGAAATGACGTAAGTGTTTTCGCCCCTGCTAATCCATATTTTGAACTGGAAGATCCTAATGCATCAAGGACACATTACTTTGAACTGGAAAATCTTAACGAAGAAACCTCCAACCAGCAATACTTCGTACTTGAGAAACCCAGTAGTTTGCCGTTAGAatccaaaaagaaaaagaagggtgATGAGCAGAAAGCATTCTATGATCAATATGATAAAACGGCTACACtctatcaaaatgataaatgtGCAGTGAGTGGCTCGGGTTTTCGACATAACCACTTTGATCTATGCGTTGACAATGACTCCAATACGTGCCAGTTAAATGGTGTTAATGCGAAGGCACCAATGTATTTTCAGTTGGATACCCCACGAGAGAGATCAAGCCTTGGATCTATGGCACAGGAGTACATGAGCTCATCGGAAAATGAATTCGGTAAAGACCGGAACACCAGAGCAGAAGGGACATTGACATTCTATCCTGGAGGGAGAAAGAGGGCTTCTACGTACAGTTTGGAAGAACAGGCATATGACAAACTCAATCGAAGCGCTAGGAGTAGTCGTTCAAGCAACCGAAGAAGTATGATTAATACCGGTAGCTCTACACCACCCGATGGTCCTTACTCATGTATCTCTGTAAGTGAAGAATACAACCAAATTCCGAGACTTTCCAAAAATAAGAGcgtgaagaaaaaatga